One segment of Nocardioides sp. QY071 DNA contains the following:
- a CDS encoding PrsW family intramembrane metalloprotease encodes MPAVRRNSLAFTVVVTVAVVLGALLTLLILALSGAPRITLLATALAALPVGPVLAAYLWLDRYEPEPRTLLVAGLGWGAFVATMAAIVVQGLGGLLVGFTDTLSLAFVAPVIEEASKGLFLVLLLWWRRAEVDGILDGIVYAGMVGVGFAFTENILYLAAAWNGTDGMGPGGIEAITGTFVVRCIFSPFAHPLFTAFTGVGIGLAVSTRRPALRWLAPIGGYLLAVLAHATWNGSTVFGFGSFAIVYVVIMAPAFIGMIALAWWARETEAHLLRVALTDAAQRGLLPATDIGWVVNLRGRREARRFARQAGGPDAERAMRDYQQAAIELGFLHHRLLRGTAPADWQVRGQDFLGRIQAARPRIAFPGQVVPQR; translated from the coding sequence ATGCCCGCAGTCCGCCGCAACAGCCTTGCCTTCACGGTCGTCGTGACCGTGGCGGTGGTGCTCGGCGCCCTGCTCACGCTGCTGATCCTCGCGCTGTCCGGCGCCCCGCGCATCACCCTGCTCGCCACCGCGCTGGCCGCGTTGCCGGTCGGGCCGGTGCTGGCGGCGTACCTCTGGCTGGACCGCTACGAGCCCGAGCCGCGCACGCTGCTCGTCGCCGGCCTCGGGTGGGGCGCCTTCGTGGCGACCATGGCCGCGATCGTCGTCCAGGGCCTCGGCGGCCTGCTGGTGGGCTTCACCGACACCCTCTCCCTGGCGTTCGTCGCGCCGGTGATCGAGGAGGCCAGCAAGGGCCTGTTCCTGGTGCTGCTGCTGTGGTGGCGCCGCGCGGAGGTCGACGGGATCCTCGACGGCATCGTCTATGCCGGCATGGTCGGCGTCGGCTTCGCGTTCACCGAGAACATCCTCTATCTCGCCGCGGCCTGGAACGGCACCGACGGGATGGGGCCCGGCGGCATCGAGGCGATCACCGGCACCTTCGTGGTGCGCTGCATCTTCAGCCCGTTCGCGCACCCGCTCTTCACCGCGTTCACCGGCGTCGGGATCGGCCTGGCCGTCTCCACCCGCCGCCCGGCGCTGCGCTGGCTGGCCCCGATCGGCGGCTACCTGCTGGCCGTCCTCGCCCACGCGACCTGGAACGGCTCCACGGTGTTCGGCTTCGGCAGCTTCGCGATCGTGTACGTCGTGATCATGGCGCCCGCGTTCATCGGCATGATCGCGCTCGCCTGGTGGGCGCGCGAGACCGAGGCGCACCTGCTGCGGGTCGCGCTCACCGACGCCGCCCAGCGCGGGCTGCTGCCCGCCACCGACATCGGCTGGGTCGTGAACCTGCGGGGCCGCCGCGAGGCCCGCCGCTTCGCCCGCCAGGCCGGCGGGCCCGACGCCGAGCGGGCGATGCGCGACTACCAGCAGGCCGCCATCGAGCTCGGCTTCCTGCACCACCGGCTGCTGCGCGGCACCGCGCCGGCCGACTGGCAGGTGCGCGGACAGGACTTCCTCGGTCGGATCCAGGCGGCCCGACCGCGGATCGCATTTCCCGGACAGGTGGTACCCCAGCGATGA